The Anoxybacillus flavithermus genome has a segment encoding these proteins:
- a CDS encoding TIGR02678 family protein, protein MEKEFDEKAKEALTALFEHFWIVREKDPELFQKIREREKVLKRYVQEKFGYRLIVHRYFAKLEKIPAEPEAWMGIESFQEPLDYALFCCLLAYLEGKAVEEKFLLSDVCEEIKAMYPGETALDWTNYQHRRALIRVLKTAEQIGIVHHVDGELEAFANQEDEEALYEVPVLSRYFMRSYPKDFIQYETMEQLLEEEWKVSPDDYRRHSIYRQLFLSPVVYRRQKDDPNFYYLRNFRHRLRDDIEAHADFRYELYKNAALLTIPERQHVYTLFPDQKGTSDMILHLAAVVRAHLDKYPPDEYGQIHVTMSDFHQLLNHCMEQYGEGWSKTYREMTTAQLASELLSALKAWKMAEHEQETGMVTLYPLLGRLVGRYPDDFTMKGRDDDDE, encoded by the coding sequence ATGGAAAAAGAATTTGATGAGAAAGCGAAAGAAGCGTTAACGGCGTTGTTTGAACATTTTTGGATTGTTCGGGAAAAAGATCCGGAACTTTTTCAAAAAATACGCGAACGCGAAAAAGTGTTAAAACGGTATGTACAAGAGAAATTTGGTTATCGGCTCATCGTCCACCGCTATTTTGCCAAGCTTGAAAAAATACCAGCGGAGCCAGAAGCGTGGATGGGAATAGAATCGTTTCAAGAACCGCTCGATTACGCGTTGTTTTGTTGCTTGTTAGCATATTTAGAAGGAAAAGCGGTCGAAGAAAAATTTTTATTGTCGGACGTATGCGAAGAAATAAAAGCGATGTACCCAGGCGAAACAGCGCTTGACTGGACGAACTATCAACATCGGCGCGCTTTAATTCGCGTGTTGAAAACAGCCGAGCAAATCGGAATTGTACACCACGTCGACGGGGAACTCGAGGCATTTGCCAATCAAGAAGATGAAGAAGCGCTGTACGAAGTTCCAGTGCTATCCCGCTATTTTATGCGCTCCTATCCGAAAGATTTTATCCAATATGAAACGATGGAGCAACTGTTGGAAGAAGAGTGGAAAGTATCCCCCGACGACTACCGCCGCCACTCGATTTATCGGCAGCTCTTTTTATCGCCTGTCGTGTATCGCCGACAAAAAGATGACCCAAACTTTTATTATTTGCGCAACTTCCGCCATCGGTTACGTGACGACATCGAAGCCCATGCCGATTTTCGCTACGAGCTATACAAAAACGCAGCACTATTGACGATTCCAGAACGGCAACATGTGTATACATTATTCCCAGACCAAAAAGGAACGTCGGATATGATTCTTCATTTGGCAGCAGTTGTGCGTGCTCATTTGGATAAATATCCCCCGGATGAATATGGACAAATCCACGTGACGATGTCCGATTTTCATCAGCTGCTCAACCACTGTATGGAGCAATATGGTGAAGGCTGGAGCAAAACGTATCGGGAAATGACGACAGCACAACTTGCCTCTGAGCTACTTAGTGCGTTAAAAGCGTGGAAGATGGCGGAGCATGAACAGGAAACGGGCATGGTTACTCTTTATCCGCTGCTTGGACGGCTTGTCGGCCGATATCCAGACGATTTTACAATGAAGGGAAGAGACGATGATGACGAATAA
- a CDS encoding TIGR02677 family protein, translating into MDTSWLKPITEAKYLVVDNAYRYRAILRYFYTQHERMRQYLFPEEVYAFLKQFDEFQDYTEEELQQDLEQLVKWKNLIARQETGHIRTIEEFKKKRFRYQCSPYTVEIERMIRTLEQLGDTFGGSLEKTRFDRLYASLVRMEAIIHAGFVEKREEMNQVWEETFDYFRKIIQNSADYIAYLNGENMEERMMSDSFLVYKEQFTAYLRDFIVALQKTSMQIEKLLEDLPADGVRRFIEEVVAYQLAIPRFEGAVLSREQLTEEKLDTWRSLKEWFLGRNGHESELSFLQKQTNEAIRRMTRVVQRLGERHHHFRSRKKDYLHLAKWFSSLETVEEAHKLSAVVFGCFHTKHIVADNDATENMYRDIWEEQPTEWLVKPRVRHYREKKKPEAMTDRRKEKEETMTAYLAAKQQEEEALAQLITDGKIVLQELPVVASHIRKTLLGWIAKAMGREDRIVQTENGWKVKVVQREGTITLKAEDGMLMMPNYEIHLLD; encoded by the coding sequence ATGGATACGTCATGGCTAAAGCCGATTACGGAGGCGAAGTATTTAGTGGTTGATAACGCCTATCGGTATCGGGCAATTTTGCGCTATTTTTATACGCAGCATGAGCGAATGCGGCAATATTTGTTTCCAGAAGAAGTATACGCTTTTTTAAAACAATTCGATGAATTTCAAGATTATACAGAAGAAGAACTGCAACAAGATTTAGAGCAGCTCGTCAAATGGAAAAACTTAATCGCGCGACAAGAGACAGGACATATTCGGACGATTGAGGAATTTAAAAAGAAGCGATTTCGCTACCAATGCAGCCCATATACGGTCGAAATCGAACGAATGATTCGCACGCTTGAACAGCTAGGAGATACGTTTGGCGGCTCGCTCGAAAAAACGCGGTTTGACCGCCTGTACGCATCGCTTGTCCGTATGGAAGCGATTATTCACGCTGGATTTGTCGAAAAACGTGAAGAAATGAATCAAGTGTGGGAAGAAACGTTCGATTATTTTAGAAAAATCATCCAAAATTCTGCCGACTACATCGCTTATTTGAACGGAGAAAATATGGAAGAACGGATGATGTCTGATTCATTTCTTGTGTATAAAGAGCAATTCACCGCCTATTTGCGCGATTTTATCGTCGCATTGCAAAAAACATCGATGCAAATTGAAAAGCTGCTCGAAGATTTGCCGGCGGACGGGGTACGTCGTTTTATCGAGGAAGTGGTTGCCTATCAACTTGCTATTCCGCGCTTTGAAGGCGCCGTTCTTTCGCGCGAACAGCTAACGGAAGAGAAGCTAGACACGTGGCGGAGCTTAAAAGAATGGTTTTTAGGGCGAAACGGACACGAAAGCGAACTGTCGTTTTTGCAAAAACAGACGAATGAAGCGATTCGGCGAATGACGCGTGTCGTCCAGCGGTTAGGTGAGCGTCACCATCATTTTCGTAGCCGGAAAAAAGATTATTTGCATTTAGCCAAATGGTTTTCGTCATTAGAAACGGTAGAAGAAGCGCATAAACTGTCCGCGGTGGTGTTCGGCTGTTTTCATACAAAGCACATTGTCGCCGACAACGATGCAACGGAGAACATGTACCGCGATATTTGGGAAGAACAACCGACAGAATGGCTCGTAAAACCACGCGTTCGTCACTATCGAGAAAAGAAAAAGCCAGAAGCAATGACTGATAGACGAAAAGAAAAAGAGGAAACGATGACTGCCTATTTAGCAGCGAAACAACAAGAAGAAGAAGCGCTCGCACAGCTGATAACCGACGGGAAAATTGTTCTTCAGGAGCTTCCAGTCGTTGCCTCACATATTCGTAAAACGTTGCTTGGCTGGATTGCGAAAGCGATGGGACGAGAAGATCGGATAGTACAAACGGAAAACGGATGGAAAGTGAAAGTGGTCCAACGTGAAGGAACGATTACACTGAAAGCGGAAGATGGTATGTTAATGATGCCAAATTACGAAATCCATTTGCTAGATTAG